A stretch of Ipomoea triloba cultivar NCNSP0323 chromosome 11, ASM357664v1 DNA encodes these proteins:
- the LOC115997485 gene encoding ubiquitin-conjugating enzyme E2-23 kDa-like — translation MASLNKRRDTDLLKLMMSDFQVEMINDSLHEFFVHFHGPSDSLYQGGVWKIRVGLPDAYPYVSPSIAFVNKIYHPNVDERSGSVCLDVIKQAWSPMYDLVNVFEVFLPQLLLYPNPSDPLNREAGALMMEDSDAYEQTVKEYCQAYAKAEDGEAGLEAKLSDNEFSEDDDSDSDY, via the exons ATGGCTTCCTTAAACAAACGCAGAGATACAGACTTGTTGAAGCT GATGATGAGTGATTTCCAGGTGGAGATGATAAATGACAGCCTGCATGAGTTCTTTGTGCATTTCCATGGACCCAGTGATA GTCTTTATCAAGGTGGTGTTTGGAAGATAAGAGTGGGACTTCCAGATGCATATCCCTATGTATCTCCGTCTATAgcttttgttaataaaatttatcaCCCGAATGTTGATGAGAG ATCAGGTTCGGTTTGCTTGGACGTTATCAAGCAGGCTTGGAGTCCAATGTATG ATCTGGTGAATGTATTTGAAGTGTTTCTACCGCAACTTCTGTTGTACCCAAACCCATCTGATCCATTGAATAGGGAGGCAGGTGCTCTAATGATGGAAGACAGTGATGCATATGAACAAACGGTTAAAG AATACTGTCAGGCATATGCCAAAGCTGAAGATGGTGAAGCTGGATTAGAAGCGAAGTTGAGTGATAACGAGTTTAGTGAAGATGACGATTCTGATTCAGACTATTAG
- the LOC115996540 gene encoding ATG8-interacting protein 1-like isoform X2: MASNEDTEETAARGNEWEVVSLTASAYAAALGSKQEDANDEHKDSGEYEAETSSALFMSGHFVFPPSQHENLPLKQENNEILTEKVVKDAEFSSAEGSMADMKNEEYLKKFEGDAVLQGLNLVDKEPSLYSAAAYSSLHREEHMLGSVVLDESSASNDPFESLQQISDSDISNSPKAMDENKPDGDGLPCQAWWKRHATSLIAHAKEANTFWSIFIAAAVMGLAILGRCWQHERLHVLQLKWQLGVHNERMSRMLGPLSRLKDVIVGSERRASFIRGSSPALR; the protein is encoded by the exons ATGGCGAGTAATGAGGACACTGAAGAGACTGCTGCCCGTGGAAATGAGTGGGAGGTTGTATCACTAACTGCATCTGCATATGCTGCTGCTCTTGGTTCAAAACAAGAGGATGCAAATGATGAGCATAAAGATAGTGGGGAGTATGAAGCTGAAACTTCCAGTGCATTGTTTATGTCTGGTCACTTTGTCTTTCCACCCAGTCAGCATGAGAATTTGCCACTGAAACAAGAAAACAATGAGATTCTTACTGAAAAGGTGGTTAAAGACGCTGAATTTTCCTCTGCAGAAGGTAGTATGGCAGACATGAAGAATGAAGAGTATCTGAAAA AATTTGAAGGTGATGCAGTTTTGCAAGGGTTAAATTTGGTGGATAAGGAACCAAGTTTATATAGTGCTGCAGCATATAGTTCCTTACATCGTGAAGAGCACATGCTTGGTTCAGTGGTCTTGGATGAAAGTAGTGCAAGCAATGATCCATTTGAGTCTCTTCAGCAGATCTCTGATTCAGATATATCAAATTCTCCAAAGGCTATGGATGAGAACAAACCTGACGGAGATGGCCTTCCTTGTCAAGCTTGGTGGAAAAGGCATGCAACTTCTCTTATTGCACATGCTAAAGAGGCAAACACATTTTGGTCGATTTTCATTGCTGCAGCTGTAATGGGCCTTGCGATTCTTGGTCGATGCTGGCAGCATGAGAGGTTGCATGTCCTGCAGCTGAAGTGGCAGCTTGGAGTCCACAATGAG AGGATGTCCAGGATGCTTGGTCCCCTATCACGGCTTAAAGATGTAATTGTTGGCAGTGAACGCCGGGCTTCCTTTATCAGAGGAAGCAGCCCAGCGCTACGTTAA
- the LOC115996540 gene encoding ATG8-interacting protein 2-like isoform X1, translated as MASNEDTEETAARGNEWEVVSLTASAYAAALGSKQEDANDEHKDSGEYEAETSSALFMSGHFVFPPSQHENLPLKQENNEILTEKVVKDAEFSSAEGSMADMKNEEYLKSKGLSSPEFSGIQIFDENGNQLSICGAEFEGDAVLQGLNLVDKEPSLYSAAAYSSLHREEHMLGSVVLDESSASNDPFESLQQISDSDISNSPKAMDENKPDGDGLPCQAWWKRHATSLIAHAKEANTFWSIFIAAAVMGLAILGRCWQHERLHVLQLKWQLGVHNERMSRMLGPLSRLKDVIVGSERRASFIRGSSPALR; from the exons ATGGCGAGTAATGAGGACACTGAAGAGACTGCTGCCCGTGGAAATGAGTGGGAGGTTGTATCACTAACTGCATCTGCATATGCTGCTGCTCTTGGTTCAAAACAAGAGGATGCAAATGATGAGCATAAAGATAGTGGGGAGTATGAAGCTGAAACTTCCAGTGCATTGTTTATGTCTGGTCACTTTGTCTTTCCACCCAGTCAGCATGAGAATTTGCCACTGAAACAAGAAAACAATGAGATTCTTACTGAAAAGGTGGTTAAAGACGCTGAATTTTCCTCTGCAGAAGGTAGTATGGCAGACATGAAGAATGAAGAGTATCTGAAAAGTAAAGGATTGAGCTCTCCTGAGTTTTCTGGGATACAGATATTTGATGAAAATGGTAACCAGTTATCTATTTGTGGTGCAGAATTTGAAGGTGATGCAGTTTTGCAAGGGTTAAATTTGGTGGATAAGGAACCAAGTTTATATAGTGCTGCAGCATATAGTTCCTTACATCGTGAAGAGCACATGCTTGGTTCAGTGGTCTTGGATGAAAGTAGTGCAAGCAATGATCCATTTGAGTCTCTTCAGCAGATCTCTGATTCAGATATATCAAATTCTCCAAAGGCTATGGATGAGAACAAACCTGACGGAGATGGCCTTCCTTGTCAAGCTTGGTGGAAAAGGCATGCAACTTCTCTTATTGCACATGCTAAAGAGGCAAACACATTTTGGTCGATTTTCATTGCTGCAGCTGTAATGGGCCTTGCGATTCTTGGTCGATGCTGGCAGCATGAGAGGTTGCATGTCCTGCAGCTGAAGTGGCAGCTTGGAGTCCACAATGAG AGGATGTCCAGGATGCTTGGTCCCCTATCACGGCTTAAAGATGTAATTGTTGGCAGTGAACGCCGGGCTTCCTTTATCAGAGGAAGCAGCCCAGCGCTACGTTAA